The DNA region AAAGTCCAAGCGGCGCCGAAATAGCCACCATGCTCAATGCGTTCCATCGTCACGGCGCGTTCGATGCCTTCGAAGTGGCCGACCGGCAGGAAGGTGAACGCTTCGCCAACGCCCGCCGAATCGCCATCCCCGCAGTTGAACGAATGGGGACTCTGCTGCTTGAAGACGTGGGAGTCTCCATCCCCCGGCTTGCAGAACTCACTCTTGGGGTGGAGAAAATCGCGAAGTCCCGTGATGTAGTCATTGCATTCATTGCCCATGCCGGAGACGGCAACACCCATCCACTGATTGTCTTCAACCCGGACGACGATGACATGAAGGAGCGCGCCTACCTCGCGTACGGCGAAGTCATGGACCTGGCCATTCAACTCGGCGGGACGATTACGGGCGAACACGGCGTCGGAAGGCTCAAGCAGCCTTGGCTTGTCGACCAGATCGGAGAGGACCTGCTCGAGATCTCCCATAACGTAAAAAAGGCCCTCGACCCGGCAGGAATCCTGAACCCGGGTACCATATTCGCGGCCTCAGGCAATACCACCAATGCAGGGAAAGGCCGGCCATGATGGAACGGAAAGAACGCGTTCAAGCAGGAGGGCTTTTCGTAGATGCGGAACTGCATCGTTTCGTTGAAGAGGAAGTCCTTCCCGACTCGGGTATTGAAGCAGAGCAGTTCTGGACAGGTTTTTCTCAGATCGTCAGTGATCTGACACCGAAAAACCGCGAACTACTTGCCCGGCGTGACGAGCTGCAGGCGCAGATAGACCAATGGCATGTGAGAAACCCCGCCCCGTTCGATACGAACGCATACACGGCCTTCCTTGAAACCATCGGCTACATCCTGCCGGAGCCAGAGGACGTGCATGTGGTAACTGCGGGAGTAGAGCCGGAAGTGGCCATCGTTGCAGGCCCTCAGCTGGTTGTCCCCGTCTCCAACGCCCGCTACGCCCTCAATGCCGCAAACGCCCGCTGGGGCTCTCTTTACGATGCCCTATACGGCACCGACGCATTAGCTCCCGTCACAGAATCCAAGGGATTCGACCCAGCACGCGGCCAGACGGTGGTGTCCCACGTCCGTCGTCTGCTGGACGAATTTTTCCCCTTGACCACGGGTAGTCACACCCATTCGGCGGGATACAGTGTGCAGGACGGGGCATTGACGGTAGAGCTGCCAGATGGGGCATTCAGCGGTCTAGTCCGGCCTGAACTTTTCGTAGGTTACCGGGGCGAGGCCAGCTCCCCCTCGGCAATCCTTCTACGCCATCATGGGCTTCACCTTGAGATTGTCATCGACCCCTCCACAGAAGTGGGACGGGCGGATGCGGCAGGCATCTCCGACGTCCTTCTGGAATCGGCCCTCACGACGATCATCGACTTCGAGGATTCAGTATCCGCTGTGGACGCTGAGGATAAGGTCCTGTGTTACCGGAATTGGCTGGGGCTAAATCGCGGTGACTTGACGGATACTTTCGAAAAACGCGGCAACGTTGTTGTACGCCGTCTTGAAGCGGACCGGGTGTACACGGCAGCAAACGGTGCCGGAGAGATTACTGTTCCGGGACGCGCGCTTCTTTTCGTCCGTAATGTCGGACACCTCATGAGTACGGACGCTGTGCTCGATGCCAGGGGCGACGAGATTGGCGAAGGCATCATGGACGCGGTACTCACTACGCTGACCGCACTGCCCGGGCGGGATTCCTCCAATCCCCTGCGGAACGGGTCCGAAGGATCCATCTACATCGTCAAACCGAAAATGCACGGCCCCGAAGAGGTGGCGTTCACGGTCGAACTCTTCAGGCGGGTCGAGGAGCTCTTTGGACTGCCCGCAAACACCCTTAAGCTCGGCCTCATGGATGAGGAACGGCGAACCAGCATTAACTTGAAGGCTTGCATAGCGGAGGCCAGGGAACGCCTGGTCTTTATCAACACCGGTTTCCTTGACCGATCCGGCGATGAAATACACACATCAATGCACGCCGGGCCGATCGTCCGCAAAGCGGAGTTGCGGAATCAGGCCTGGATTGAGGCCTATGAGGACCAAAACGTCGACATCGGGGTAGAGGCCGGCATGCCCGGACGCGGCCAAATCGGCAAGGGCATGTGGGCGATGCCCGACCTCATGGCGGCGATGCTGGAACAGAAAGTCGCCCACCCCCTTGCGGGCGCCACCACGGCGTGGGTACCGTCCCCCACTGCAGCGACACTTCATGCCATCCACTACCACCGTGTGGATGTTGCTGCGCGGCAACGCGAAGTTACCGCAGGCGGTCGGCGGAGCGCCGTGCCGATTCTTCTGACACTCCCGATCGTGGTCAACCCAGCGTGGTCGCAGGCCGAACGCCAGGAGGAACTGGATAACAACATGCAATCGTTGTTGGGATACGTTGTCCGCTGGATCGACCAAGGAGTGGGATGTTCCAAGGTGCCGGACATCCATGACGTGGCGCTCATGGAGGACCGGGCGACCCTGCGCATATCGAGCCAGCACATCGCTAACTGGCTCCGCCATGGAGTCATTAGCGACGAGGACGTAAACGGAAGCCTTCAGCGGATGGCCGCCGTCGTGGACGCCCAAAACGCCGCGGACCCACTGTACCGCCCCATGCTCCCCAACACCGACGACAGCATCGCTTTCCGATGCGCTGCCGACCTCGTGTTTGAAGGGAGTCAGCAACCCAACGGCTATACGGAACCTCTCCTGCATGAGCGGCGAAGGGAAGCCAAAGCGAAGCTCAACGGGGCAAGACTACCCCTGCCGCGAAACTACTAATTTGGCCAAGGAGAACACCATGCAAGACTACGTTGAATCATTCGCAGTGAGCTATCCAGCAGCCGCCCGCGCTGTTTCCCTCGCCTTGGAAGAAGGGCAACGTCAGGGCGTCCTGGTCGCAGTGACCGTCGTTGATCCCACGATGGGCCTTGTCGCCTTCGGTCGAGCAGACGGTTCCATGCCCCACAGTGTCGAAACTTCCCGGCGCAAGGCGAACACCGCGGCATCCTCCAGGAGGCCCAGCGGATGGATGCAAGGAGACTTTGCACTCACCCTTCCCATGGGCACGGACAACCTGCTCACAAATATCCGCGGTGGCTTTCCCATAACATTCGACGGGCGTCATCTGGGAGGTCTGGGCGTCGCCGGAGGAACCCCAGACCAGGACGCCGAGATCGGCCTCGCAGTCTTGAAAGCACTTCGCAGTGAGGTGCAAGCGGTCTAGTTCTCCTGATGCGGGGGGAGACGCTGACGCCAACCACTCCTTGGCTTCGGCGGACGGCTTTCGGCCAGAGGATCCAGACGAGCGTTAGAGCGGAGAAAACTCACTCCCACATCAGGGGAGGTAGTTGGTTGTGGCGCTCCTTCGAATGTCACACCTGACCACTGCCGTTTGGGGCCCTGACCCGGTCGATCACGGGTCCCGAAATTTGCTTTGAGTGGGCCCCTGCACCACCTTTGACGTTGCCCTCTAATTCCGCCGAGAAGGGCCCGTGGACTTTCGAATAATGAGGCCAGTGGCAAGATCAGACGGGACCTCCTCATCGATCCCCTTCAAGGTTGATACGAGGCGCCGGAAGGCATTCTCCCCTGCCTCTCCCAGTGGAGTCCGAATTGAGGTCAGGGACGGCGCAGTGAACTCCGAGACAAAAATATCATCGAAGCCGACGATGCTAAGCTCCTCTGGCACGGCGATGCCGGCATCCTCACATGCTGTCAGCAAACCAATCGCCATCACATCATTGAAGGTAAGCACTGCCGTAACGCCGGAGGCCCGAACCCGTCTGAGCCCCTCCGCCCCACCTTCAAAAGTCGGGCTGCTTGGTCCGATCTCGACGACGCTCATCCCGCACTGCAGCGCTTCGTCCATAATGGTTTCCCATCGCCACTTACTCATCCAGGATGTTGCTGGACCCGAAAGAAAAGCGACGGACCTGTGACCGTAGCTGACGAGATGGTTGATGGCAGCTTTGATGCCTGGGGTGATATCCGGGACAACATGAGGAACCGATGCGATGGTCCGGTTGACCAGCACCACAGGTTTGCGTTCGGCGAACCGGAGAATATCTTCGTCCTTCAACCGCGCTCCAACCAGCACAAGACCGTCAACGAGGCTTAGAAGTCGTTCAACTGCCTGGGCCTCCAGACCCGGTACTTCCTGCGACTCTGCCAGGACGAGGGTATATCCCTCCGCCGAGGCAACTCTCCCGGCTCCCCGGACCAGATTAAAGTAGACCGGATTTGTGATGTCCGACAAAAGGAGTCCCAAGGTCCCTGTTCGTCCAGTCGGCAGTGCCCGAGCCAGCGGATTGATACGGAAATTCAATGCTGCAGCAGCATCGCGTATGCGCTTTGCTGTTGCCGCGCTGACCCGTTCGGGCCTGCTAAACACCCGGGATACAGTCGAAGGGCTGACACCGGCCTCCTTGGCGATGTCGTAGATAGTCACCGGGTGCTTTCGACTACCGGGCTGAAGGACTTCTACGCCCGTGTCCTCTTGGCTCACTTCTTTCCCTTCGTCATCCCCTAGCCAGACTAAGGCCGTGGGCAAGAAAACATCGTTTCAACCGGTTGCAATATCTCAAAATTACAGCTTGCCCGCGCGTGGGGCGTCATTGCCATAACAGACACCAACCCAAGTTTGCTTTCCGAGCTGTCAGCGAGCGGACCCGGATTGCCCCGGGAACCCGGCTGGTCTGATACCGGTTGCCGCCATTCCTGACTCGACGTGGCCGTGGGCAGCTTCTCTTGTGGAATCATGAGGGTATGTTCTACGCCCACCACCCTCGGGATACGTGAAGCCATGTCCCCGGAGCAAGAGCCTGCCTCCACCACAGCTGCCAGACCAGCTGCGACAATTTACGACATTGCCCGCACGACGGGGTTCAGCCCTTCCACAGTCTCCCGCGCCCTTCACAAACCCGGCCGTGTGGGGCCAACGACAGAAAAGGCCGTCCGCGCTGCAGCCGAATCCCTGGGCTATCAAATCAACCCTATGGCTCGTTTTGTCACGACCGGCCGAACCGGGACGGTTGCTCTCGTATTGTCCGACATCACCAATCCTGTGTTCTTTGACCTGGTGCGAGGAGCGGAACGGACAACTGCCCTAGAAGGGCAAACGCTGGTCGTGGCTGAGACGCAAGGATCAAGCGTTATTGAGCAGGAAACAGTTGACAGATTACTGCCCACAGTCGATGGCATCATCCTCGCGTCCTCCAGGTTGGATAAGGATCAAATTCGTAACCTGAGTGAACAGAAGAACATAGTCCTCGTAAATCGAAATGTGGACGCCGTACCCTGTGTCCTACCACAACTGCAGCCCGGAATTCGCGAAGCTGTGAATCACCTCGCCGGACTCGGTCATACATCCTTGGCCTTTCTCCCGGGACCCACCGCCATTTGGATGAGTCGCCAGCGGTTAAAACTGCTACAGGAGGAAGTAGCCCGGGTCGGAATGTCCCTCGTGGCCACAAGCCCTGCAGAACCAACCATGGAAGGCGGCCGCAAAGCACTCGCTGAAGTCCTGGATACGGGCGCAACTGCAGTCATCGCCTACACCGACCTCATGGCGATCGGTCTCCTACTTGCCTGCAAAGACGAGAAGATTCCCGTCCCCGGCAAGCTAAGCATCATAGGCTTCGATGACGTTTTTGGTTCACGCTTCACATCGCCACCTCTCACCACGATACGCACACCCCTCGCCCTGATGGGTGAAGAAGCAGTTCGGCGATTGACCGCGGAAAATTCTGAAGAGATCACGCTCCCCAGCGGAATGCTCCAAACCGAGTTCGTACTTCGCAAATCTAGCGGTCCATCTCCTCAAGCAGCCCAGAGCTGAAGGCACCAAAACTCCCCTATTCATGTCTCAGTCGTGCACCATGCTGGACCAGAACGTAAAAGCGCCAACTTGAAGGCCAAGAACTGGACGGGTCTTCGCCGACATGGGCCCCGGGGAATCATGTCAAGATGCCCGCCTGGGCTGACTCGTGGAATCATTTGATTTTGCCCGGATAGTTGGCTGGGCTTTCGGACCTTGTTTGGCTGTCGTCACGGCCAGGAGCTCCGCACACAGGGCCTGAACCTGGCGCTGGATGGCGGCCGGATTCAGGGGTTAGTTTTCCTGTTTCAGCCGGGGCCTTTACTCCCGGGCTACGGTGCCGGTGTCGGCCAGCACGCGTTGGAACGGGGTCGCGGGCCGGTCGTAAGTCTTGCTGATCTTCGCCCCGGTCCGGACTTTCGCAACGAGTTTCTGCTGCGCCCCGAAGTGGTTCGTCAGCAGCCACTGTAGTGCCCAGCTCCGGTTCAGCAGCTCCAACTCGCCAGCGGTGTCATAACGGTGGTAGCCGACGGTCTGGCGGACGATGTGCCAGTTCTTCTGCTCCACGTGGGCCCCGTCGTTCTTGTAAGTTTCCCCGGAACTCGTCGACACCCTTGTGAAGGAAGCGAACGACGGCCTGATCAGTGACAGCTTGCTCCAGCCCGTTTAGCGCTTTTCATGGTCCTGGCAGGCCGTTTCAAGCCGCTCGAAGATGTCGTTGACGATCGTGCGGAAGTCAGCGTCTTCCCGGGGCGTCCATTCCTCCCAGGCGATATCGACGGCGGCGAGGCCGGCAGTGGCCAGCACGCGGGCCGAAAGGTCATCGTCCATGTGTTTAGAAAGGGCGGCGGAAAGGGCGTCCGTATTCGCTGCCCGTCGCTCCCGAAGCCGCGATTTCAGAGCGGGTTCACTGGCAATCAGCCGGAGCCTAGCGCGTAGGCTTTCAGGCTCTTGAGTGGCAGCCTGCACGACAGGTTCGATCGCGGCGCGTAGGAGTCCCCAACCGCTGGAACGCTGCCCCGCCGGCATCGCCTCGATGCCTGCCAGATAGTCAATCTTGGCGCTTTCGACCGATGCGACAACCACATCTTCCTTGCTGCCGAAGTAACGGAAGAACGTAGCACGCGAGATCCCTACCGCCCGGGCGGCATCATCGACCGTCACTGCCGCATACCCGCGTTCGATGAACACCGCGAGTATGGCCGTCGCCAGTTCCGCCTTGACCAGCTCGCGGGTTCTCTCCCGTATTCCCATCTTCACGGTCCTAGTATAAAGTGCGAGACGCAGTATCACTAAAGAGTCTACATCTCAGTTTCTTTCGTCACCTTAGGGATCCCCATGGCCACAGCTACTATCGAACCGCCTGCCGCCCGTACATCTGCCCGTCCGAACCTTGTCATT from Arthrobacter sp. B1I2 includes:
- a CDS encoding LacI family DNA-binding transcriptional regulator, producing MARFVTTGRTGTVALVLSDITNPVFFDLVRGAERTTALEGQTLVVAETQGSSVIEQETVDRLLPTVDGIILASSRLDKDQIRNLSEQKNIVLVNRNVDAVPCVLPQLQPGIREAVNHLAGLGHTSLAFLPGPTAIWMSRQRLKLLQEEVARVGMSLVATSPAEPTMEGGRKALAEVLDTGATAVIAYTDLMAIGLLLACKDEKIPVPGKLSIIGFDDVFGSRFTSPPLTTIRTPLALMGEEAVRRLTAENSEEITLPSGMLQTEFVLRKSSGPSPQAAQS
- a CDS encoding LacI family DNA-binding transcriptional regulator; the protein is MTIYDIAKEAGVSPSTVSRVFSRPERVSAATAKRIRDAAAALNFRINPLARALPTGRTGTLGLLLSDITNPVYFNLVRGAGRVASAEGYTLVLAESQEVPGLEAQAVERLLSLVDGLVLVGARLKDEDILRFAERKPVVLVNRTIASVPHVVPDITPGIKAAINHLVSYGHRSVAFLSGPATSWMSKWRWETIMDEALQCGMSVVEIGPSSPTFEGGAEGLRRVRASGVTAVLTFNDVMAIGLLTACEDAGIAVPEELSIVGFDDIFVSEFTAPSLTSIRTPLGEAGENAFRRLVSTLKGIDEEVPSDLATGLIIRKSTGPSRRN
- a CDS encoding TetR family transcriptional regulator produces the protein MGIRERTRELVKAELATAILAVFIERGYAAVTVDDAARAVGISRATFFRYFGSKEDVVVASVESAKIDYLAGIEAMPAGQRSSGWGLLRAAIEPVVQAATQEPESLRARLRLIASEPALKSRLRERRAANTDALSAALSKHMDDDLSARVLATAGLAAVDIAWEEWTPREDADFRTIVNDIFERLETACQDHEKR
- a CDS encoding malate synthase G, coding for MMERKERVQAGGLFVDAELHRFVEEEVLPDSGIEAEQFWTGFSQIVSDLTPKNRELLARRDELQAQIDQWHVRNPAPFDTNAYTAFLETIGYILPEPEDVHVVTAGVEPEVAIVAGPQLVVPVSNARYALNAANARWGSLYDALYGTDALAPVTESKGFDPARGQTVVSHVRRLLDEFFPLTTGSHTHSAGYSVQDGALTVELPDGAFSGLVRPELFVGYRGEASSPSAILLRHHGLHLEIVIDPSTEVGRADAAGISDVLLESALTTIIDFEDSVSAVDAEDKVLCYRNWLGLNRGDLTDTFEKRGNVVVRRLEADRVYTAANGAGEITVPGRALLFVRNVGHLMSTDAVLDARGDEIGEGIMDAVLTTLTALPGRDSSNPLRNGSEGSIYIVKPKMHGPEEVAFTVELFRRVEELFGLPANTLKLGLMDEERRTSINLKACIAEARERLVFINTGFLDRSGDEIHTSMHAGPIVRKAELRNQAWIEAYEDQNVDIGVEAGMPGRGQIGKGMWAMPDLMAAMLEQKVAHPLAGATTAWVPSPTAATLHAIHYHRVDVAARQREVTAGGRRSAVPILLTLPIVVNPAWSQAERQEELDNNMQSLLGYVVRWIDQGVGCSKVPDIHDVALMEDRATLRISSQHIANWLRHGVISDEDVNGSLQRMAAVVDAQNAADPLYRPMLPNTDDSIAFRCAADLVFEGSQQPNGYTEPLLHERRREAKAKLNGARLPLPRNY
- a CDS encoding GlcG/HbpS family heme-binding protein translates to MAKENTMQDYVESFAVSYPAAARAVSLALEEGQRQGVLVAVTVVDPTMGLVAFGRADGSMPHSVETSRRKANTAASSRRPSGWMQGDFALTLPMGTDNLLTNIRGGFPITFDGRHLGGLGVAGGTPDQDAEIGLAVLKALRSEVQAV